The Megalobrama amblycephala isolate DHTTF-2021 linkage group LG10, ASM1881202v1, whole genome shotgun sequence DNA segment CATATCAGACCACTCTAAATAAACAACACACTGCATATCAAAGTAACGCAGCAGTCTTCTGCATACATATTGTCCCTCGCATTTCCAGACTCAAACTTTGCCTCAAGACACTGATCAGACTTGCATGAGGTGGGTCTTCATTATTGGACGGTTATGGATGCGGTGTTAGGGGCTGCCACGTTAAAGATAGCTGTTCTCCCCTGCTGTTGTGTGTTAGAACCCAAATGCCTGAGGCTCCTGAGCCTGGCCTCTGACACCACATGGCATGAGCCAATATGTGCAATACTGCCAGCTCTCTCCATGCTAATGTAATAGTAATATTCCATACATATTACAGCCCAAAAAACAGTCACACGAAAAGTCTTTGTAAATATGATCTAATTCATGCATGTCTGTGAGGAGCCGCATTCATTCATTAGTTGGATATATCAAGAGCTTCATTGTCATATCATCAGTCTAAATACCAGCAGAGAAATCTGATGAAATTCCTCAAAAATGAAGTTGAAACGTCTTGGAGAAGGGATTTCAAGGAAGGTATTCATTTATATCTATAACCAAAATGATTAACTGGGAGGGTAATTTTACAACTGTATTACAAATGACAAATTTGGACATTGTAATGTGAAGTAATATTGACTATAtacttcttaaaggtgccatcgaacgtttttttacaagatgtaatataagtctaaggtgtcccctgaatgtgtctgtgaagcttcagctcaaaataccccatagatttattttaattaatttttttaactgcctattttggggcatcattaaatatgagccgatttatgctgtgcggcccctttaaatctcgtgctctccgcccacggagctcgcgcttgccttaaacagtgcctaaacaaagtttacacagctaatataaccctcaaatggatctttacaaagtgttcgtcatgcatgcggcatgcatgcgtcggattatgtgagtattgtatactgttatattgtttacatttgattctgaatgagtttgaggctatgctctgtggctaacagctaatgctacactgttggagagatttataaagaatgaagttgtgtttatgaattatacagactgcaagtgtttaaaaatgaaaataacgacagtcttgtctccgtgaatacagtaataaacgattgtaactttaaccacatttaacagtacattagcaacatgctaatgaaacatttagaaagacaatttacaaatatcactaaaactatcatgttatcatggatcatgtcagttattattgctccatctgccatttttcgctattgttcttgcttgcttacctagtctgatgattcagctgtgcacatccagacgttaatactggctatccttgtctaatgcctttcataatgttggaaacatgggctgttacgtaacagtcggtgttatgttgagattcgcctgttcttcggaggtcttttaaacaaatgagatttatattagaaggaggaaacaatggcgtttgagactcactgtttgtcatttccatgtactgaactcttgttatttaactatgccaagataaattcaatttttcattcgagggcacctttaaccagtgttaattttgacagcaaattctgatttagttttagtcatagtcttttcactaaaatgccatttagttttagtcatattttagtcattggaaattgttttagttttagtctagttttagtcgactaaatataagattttagttaaattgtaattcATTTAAGCATTTCCAATAGAAATCCTTACacagatccaatacactgatataggcacatctgatattccccaaactgtttatgttcacccaaCTGTACTTTGCTTGACCGTTCAAGCGCAAAAACACGCGAAAGAGCAAAATTCAGTACttttcagggattgacacacttatcattgaggtactattatagttttcgtttaaaattttttattagatttaatttgtagtttttctgctttcattgtaattttagttaaaagttttagtatttttttgtgtttatgtcttttagtttttgcttttaaatgtctataagtttttaattctgtttattttaatacctcaggttaagctaaagcttagaaactatgaaataaaataagtttacatttttatatatttatcttttatttcagttaatgtttatttcaagtaatgaagatattattttttttttttggttttaggtttagttaactataataacccttatacttgtaaaaaatattgaataatgtgtcaaataatgttcttagtctttcctagaagatacagtagcttactatgaattaaatagaaattaaattaaatacagtttattgtttaaacaaaataacaataatgaccaggaaaaaaataataattataaaccataCTGAAATACACTGcgactcttattctgaaatgtctgcagtctgcactgtagcaggctactcatttaagttcagatgagggagataaaatatgcatttcttACAAGCGTCTAAAACATactaccatataaacattgtgtagtaaacattgtcatatttcatcaacattagcttataagcaatcgcttggcataaatatGCGCTATTCAATAACTgcgaagcagtctgaagtgctgctggGCGAGCCTGTAGAGCGCACAACAGCGCCGCGTTTCCCGCTGTTAGATCAGcacgttacacttcaaatgtgcgcatcttccacacaggacagcagtcctgactggatatcATCCCAAATCGTACCTCTCTATTATtttcgtctcgtttttattcgttgacgaaaattagagtagattttagtcatagttttagtcattcaaaatgcatttttatttagtcatcgtctcgttttcgtccgtgaaaaaatgtcgttgacgaaattaacactgttcTTAACAGTAACATGGAGTGCTTTACATCATCATGTTCCACATAACATTTCCCATTTCATAATGTCTTTTATGTTTGAAAATATATGTCAAATACATTCTAGAAAGTCAGTTTATATAGCCTTTAATTAAGAGCACAGTAATGTATGATTGCTAAATTTCAGGATATGAAGTTGTATGaaatttcattgtgttgaccGTTTTCTAAATCAGTGTAATTTACATAAAACTAAGAGACGTCATGCTGATCCACGTCGAGAGATGACAGTGCAGCATCTAACACCATTGTAATATTGGTACTTAAAGCAAACGAACAGCGATGCAAACTTTAGCTGAAGAAGGGGGTTATATGCAACAAATGTTCTGTTCAGAGGTTTGCACCTGTagttgtttgttttgctatTTTAGGTTTTACCGTACAGTGCaagtaaaagaaagaaaataaaaatgcaggttaacccttaaatgcatgactgtttcgccaatcattcttacatattcgggtctttatcgacccggatctatatctaacacggaaggatctctacctgtcgcgataatataaaactcctctgatattagagtaacaattacagaagaataaaataaatcatattttgttaccttttggagcttgaaagggctccgtttgagcagatgttttatgccatcaccactgtcctcgtcagagctcatttcccagtaaattcagcaaaaaatggctacttttatgtttgaggtcacgaatatgagcccattcgtgatctcaaatgtattctcaaaactataattttcaacatcgtcaaaatcaatatttcgatcgctaacagcttcaccagctTCATCTATCCAGTGACAgtgacagtcatatttgattgcgttcagtacttgctctgcagtaaatcgctgagccatttcatgtttttcttattctttcgttttctgtctgaatgagtcgtcacttcagcattgtgtatcagacattgccaccttgtggaataaaggtggaTTGCACTTATTCTGTGTTCTAAGAtttaattattgttgtgcagaaaaaaatatatgtacactcatacacacctcgggtcgttagtgaCCCGAATATACAATTTTtaccaaaaaatgaatacaaaaataggcattctttactaattttatgattttttttcttgttatattctttataatgaattgattgaggaataccaagaaggttgatgtctaactttaaaaaatgaacgaggaggagggtagtcaCTAAAGACctgaggtatgcatttaagggttaacaaATTAGGCAAGTTAAGTTCAACAGTTATTATTTTTTGAGAGTACAGAAAATTAAAACTCACATTCAGAATGTTGCTATTGATAAAATTAACTTGCGTTGGTCATTTCACAATTTTCTCTATTATGTGTTTAGAGTGAGTGGGCGGGAATACATACAAACTCAAGGCCAACTTTACTCAAGCTGATCATTAAACCACCAAAATCTGAAACTATAATTTCAAGTCCATTAGGTTGCTCTTATTTGGTCAATATTGAAAAGCCAACACAGACTTGAGTTCACTGTTCAGAAGTTTATTCATTTCTCATGACATTACAATGACATTGCAGCACAGCAGTGCACTATATCGGCTCTTCTTTGGCGTAGGTTACTTGCTTCTTTTCTTCCACTTGTGCAGACCCAGCAATGGTGTATTTCAGATTGTGCCAGTTAATGTAATCACCAAGTTTGTATTTGATCTTTGCTTCTATGTAGGTCTTAATCTGGCGAGTGGTAAGGACTTCTTTGTGCACATGCACATCTGATATAAAACCTGTGAAGATGTTGGATTCTTGGAACCCTCCATCATATTTGGTCTGATACTGGCCGAGTGTTATGACGGGCGCTCCTTTAAAAGATACCTTAGGGACCACCATCTTCCTAATGCTGGCTGCTTCATTCGCAAACATCTGTGCAAGACCACTGGTGGCATCCCAGGTCGCACACACCGAGTTCCACTGATTTATTTTGAGTGACAACCCTTTGAACACAACAGGGGTGCTATGAATATACATCTGGTATTGTTTGCTTTCAGCTGTTAAAGAAAAGTCTTGAGGGTGGGACGGTGTGGCCAGAGAAAACAGACATGAGCTGGTTGACAATTGGTCAGTGTAGAATCGCAAACACACGGTGGCTGCAGACAGATCCATGGATTCGTTCGGGTGGAGCTTCACCCAGCTGCTGGTGGTCAGCTCTGGGAATGTGATGACCTTCTCCCTCAAACATTTTCTGTCTGTTTTTGTCTCTGTTGTTCATATAAGAAGATGTTTAAGGCATTaaaaactctttaaaataaTGTGAACCCACACCGGTTGACCCATACAGTAGTATTATATTGATTTAAGAACAAACGCAAAGGCAAAAAAAGATGAAACGATAATAGCAGTCTAAATGAATTCTGTTTCCCCAGaggtattttaaaaattatattgttaGTATTGCATTGCTAGTACTTACGGGACAACGCCAGACCACAACAGACAACAAAGTAAACGTATAGAGCGAGCCTCTTCATGGTCCTCTTGGTTCGAGTCAAGCAC contains these protein-coding regions:
- the apcs gene encoding amyloid P component, serum, encoding MKRLALYVYFVVCCGLALSQTKTDRKCLREKVITFPELTTSSWVKLHPNESMDLSAATVCLRFYTDQLSTSSCLFSLATPSHPQDFSLTAESKQYQMYIHSTPVVFKGLSLKINQWNSVCATWDATSGLAQMFANEAASIRKMVVPKVSFKGAPVITLGQYQTKYDGGFQESNIFTGFISDVHVHKEVLTTRQIKTYIEAKIKYKLGDYINWHNLKYTIAGSAQVEEKKQVTYAKEEPI